A region of Porites lutea chromosome 13, jaPorLute2.1, whole genome shotgun sequence DNA encodes the following proteins:
- the LOC140922899 gene encoding uncharacterized protein KIAA1958-like, giving the protein MASRFKDLDVSVEDFISEQENESTKKKTLQNVAVLQQFLASKNEERKLEEIPPEELNEYLSEFIITVRTKDKQEEYEPSSLRGFIASFERYLKKKNYGHSIIKDLQFEKTRKALSSKQKDLKRKGKGNKPNASVAISEDDIQVLYEKKLLGTERPEALLNTLWLNNTTQFGLRGCKEHRDMCWGDVKLKKTSTGVEFLEYGERQTKTRLGDDTNDVRPIAPKMFSLPNSDRCPVLTYKVFAETRPTQMNFDEAPFYLAVNNIKTDSLDKKPWFKQSPVGVNKLNSIMKVMSEKAELNKPRLKNHSGRKTMMQTLVNEEIPPTDIIQLSGHRNLQSVNNYATVSEKQQMKMSRTLSAFTTGIVSKKDAPREESSCGSSSENNKMLVSQQRTEHTVTSSTCGQQQALQIFAGATISGGNIHVSINTLNKSPILPTSPKPKYQRYKRLLSSDSESD; this is encoded by the coding sequence atggcatcaagatttaAGGATTTAGATGTGTCTGTGGAGGATTTCATCTcagaacaagaaaacgaaagcactaaaaagaaaactttgcaaaatgtaGCCGTGCTGCAACAATTCCTAGCATCGAAAAACGAGGAACGAAAACTTGAAGAGATCCCTCCAGAGGAGCTGAATGAATATTTGAGCGAATTCATCATAACAGTCCGCAccaaagacaaacaagaagaatacGAACCAAGCTCCCTTCGAGGATTCATTGCAAGCTTTGAGAGAtatctcaaaaagaaaaattacggtCACAGCATCATCAAAGACCTGCAattcgagaaaacaagaaaagctttGTCATCCAAGCAGAAAGATTTGAAACGCAAAGGGAAAGGCAATAAACCAAATGCATCTGTCGCTATCAGTGAAGACGACATACAAGTTCTCTACGAGAAAAAACTTCTAGGAACTGAGAGACCTGAAGCTCTGCTGAACACACTCTGGTTGAATAACACAACTCAGTTCGGTCTTCGCGGCTGCAAAGAGCACAGGGACATGTGCTGGGGCGACGTGAAGCTCAAGAAAACATCAACTGGAGTGGAATTTCTTGAATACGGAGAACGACAAACAAAAACCCGCCTCGGAGATGACACGAACGATGTTAGGCCGAtagctccaaaaatgttttcacttccAAATAGCGACAGATGTCCAGTGTTGACTTACAAGGTTTTCGCCGAAACGAGACCGACTCAAATGAACTTTGACGAGGCGCCGTTTTATCTAGCGGTAAACAACATCAAGACAGACTCGCTCGACAAAAAGCCGTGGTTCAAACAGTCTCCTGTTGGTGTGAACAAACTCAATTCTATTATGAAGGTCATGTCAGAAAAAGCCGAACTTAATAAACCTCGACTTAAAAATCACAGTGGTAGAAAGACAATGATGCAGACCTTGGTGAACGAAGAAATCCCTCCCACTGACATAATTCAACTCTCAGGTCACAGAAATCTTCAAAGCGTTAACAACTACGCGactgtttctgaaaaacaacagatgaaAATGTCACGTACGCTTAGTGCATTTACCACTGgaattgtttctaaaaaagatgCCCCAAGAGAGGAAAGTTCGTGTGGAAGCtcaagtgaaaataacaaaatgcttgtgAGCCAGCAGCGCACAGAACACACTGTCACGTCTTCCACTTGTGGTCAACAACAAGCGCTACAAATTTTCGCTGGAGCTACGATAAGCGGTGGAAACATTCATGTTTCGATCAACACACTCAACAAATCACCTATATTGCCGACAAGCCCGAAGCCTAAATATCAAAGGTACAAAAGACTCTTAAGTTCTGATTCTGAGTCCGACTAG